Part of the Lotus japonicus ecotype B-129 chromosome 6, LjGifu_v1.2 genome, TTCTGAGATTCTCAAGCTCAACTTGAGAATCTCTGAACCCTTTTGTTGGTGAAGTACCCATCTGGGTATTGAGCTGAGGAGAGTAAGAAGAAGTGCTTTCAGCAACTGGAGACCCTCTAGATTCTCTACGAGCATACAAAGCTGCATCTTCGGTGTCCGAAATGCGGAGAACAACCTCGTTCTTTGTCCTTTTCTTGTCTACCACtccttcttgttcttcttccatgACAAGTTGGAATGCTTTCTAGATTCTCCAAATGCTAGTCCTTAGATTTCAATCAGCAGAACAATGATTACCCTTATCCGGAAAGTTTGAAACATTCCAAGAATCTGTGAAGACCCTACAAGTTTGTATACTAGATTCTTTGCTTGGTTGGGAATTTATGAGTATCAGACAGTagatttttttggttttttttcgaaagaagaaaatgttggAAGATGCAGAAAGAGGAAAGTAGACAAAGATATGTTTCCAATTGAGAAACGTGGTTTtgtttgtgcatgtttgaaGTTCATTTGAATGGCAGATGAAGGTGATTATTTCTGACAGTGACCGACAAACAAGACTGAAATGGTGTTAATGCGGTGCCATTGAAATTGCAGAGTGCACCCTTTTAGTTGGAAATAAAAAAGGAGAATGTGAACAATGTTCTATTATAAAATAGTAAGAATTTATGAAAAATATTGACTAAAAGCAATGGAGATTGACATGACATACTGATATTAGTATACTATTTAGCCATGTGGGATGAGAACTAAGTCTTCACGTTGCAAACTTAGTTTAGCATAAATTGAGATTGGCGTGAGTTTAACTTTTACATTCTCATTCTCATATGTTGAGAGTTTAAATTGTCTTTGTCATTTAGTAAAATTGGATAATCCTCATTGAGGAAATTATTCGGTGCTCTTATCAATTGATGAGTTTCTGCTGGCCTCCTTAACGTGGAATAATGTTAAGTTAGCATACcaattccacctccaccttatGAGATTAAGtaggaatgagagagaaatgaatgatatgatttgtgatttgacaggaaatgcagagagagagagatagaaagaaaaatagatggaaatgagatggaagagaaagttaAGTTTGTATATATCATCACTCCCCTAGCGTGCCACTCACTCTAGACTCGATAATAAGAGACATTTTCTCtctgttttaccattttttatcaataaaaaaagTCATCTCATTTTGTGAGTAGGTTCTTAGTAGTGTTATAATTGACTATGGAGAATATCTTGCACACACACTAGTATTTTCTCCACAAATAATGGGCATCATTACTTTAACATCCAATCACATTCAACTTTAACCAATCAAAATTCTCGCTTTCATGTTTTGCGGCGGGGGGAGGGGGGTTTGTCGTCCAGAATTTTGGCCCAATTGATTGATCGAGTCTACAATTGCATAATGATCTCATTGAAGGAAACAACCAATTCATCTCCCCAACTTCACTTAAGAAGGGATCACGGTCAACCGAGGTCAACCGAGGTCAACTGACTAATGGAGGGGGTCATTAAGCATGAACCCTAATTCTTATCATATATATCTATAATAGATAGGACACTAGGTTGCCGATTGATCTAGTTTCATTGCTCTTCGCGTGAATAAGTGAGATCTCACTTTCCAAAGTTAAATGAACGTGCTTTCAATCTAAAATCAAACATGCTCTATGATATTATCTTTCAACTTaaagcatgtttggatacatatTCACTCACGTTACCGCAGTTttcaaaaaaggaaaaacatagAAACACATAGAACatctattataatatagtaATGCTCAAGCGCGCAATGTGACGCCGCCACATCAACGTCTATTCCTCTAACAAAAGTACCCACATCAGCAATTTTAATGACGTGTCATAATGTAATTTCTAAGGATGGAACAGAGCTAGAGATCCACACAGACACATAATAGAAGATCGATACAGACACAAAATAGAACTACAGATCAACCCCGTAAAAACCTTATTTTCATCTTCCCCAATCCTCTTGGTCGAGAATCTCACGGTTCGTCAGCCTGCAACTACGACGATGGCGACACAGCCACTTCTTCCTCCCGTGATACAGGCTTCATGAATCAACCATGGCTGCCCCCTTTTCCTGACAACGGACGAGGAAGCGACGCAGACTCTTCTCCCTTCTCCCGCGACTATGTCAACGGTGACAACGTTAATTCCAACACAATCCTTCTTCTTTCGCTTCCCCTCCCGTCAGTTAGTGTTCGGGAACTACGTCTATTTCGCTGTGCCCAGCACCCCGCCGCTGTCAATTTTCGATGGCCAATTGCTCCAGGAGCAATATCAGAGTCCAACTTCGATGGATATCATGGAAACGACGGAGACAAAGGTAATCTTTCCCCTTCATTTTCAAttcttatttttgttttgtttcatcTTACTAGGATACAATACAGCTGCTGGATTGAGGGAACATATTTTACTTGTAAAAATTGCAGTTTTCCCTTTAGTCATCCAAGTCCTTTAGTAAATTGGGATTATGTCGATCATTACCTACATCTACATAAAAGTAAATATTGATCTATCACTAAAAGAGGCAGTGAGGAGGATTGATCAAATATCTGTGCTTTATTCATGTTATCCTGTCATGGCATGGTACTTTATAAATGAAAATAGGTACTAACCAAGACTAAATTTTTTCTGTATTATTGAAAAACTATATTTGCTGCAGGTTGCAGAAACAACATTTTTACAAGATGGGAGAAAGGTTTGGGAAATTAATGTTTCTGCCTTTATATGAATCACTATGCTTTGGACCTTATAAGTTCTCTCAACATTTTGGTCAAACTTAGCTTCTTCTATGTTATATCTCACCTGGTATGTTATTTGTGTCCTTTGCCATTTGAGAAATTTAGATTGCAAATCTTGCTCTGTTTCATTTGTCTTATGCATGATATTTACCCATGACACCATTTCCCTATTAGCACGGCTCAAGCTTTTGTTTCTTAATAAATATTTGGTCCTCTACTTGCACTCTACATCATTTGAGAGCAATTAATACCACTCCAGCATGAACTAAAGATTAATTTCTTTATCTAAATAATCTGTTGTAAGAGTAGTTTTAACTTACCCTCACAAATGGAAAATAGCAACTAATCAAGGGCTCCCTGATCTGATTGTGGTCAAAATGCTTCTCATTAGAAGTTGAACTGATATTGGATGCtattattaaatatttcatATGATGTCCATCATAATCATAGGTTCAGATTTTAATCATATATTACTATTTATAATAGGCAGAACAATACATTCCCCCTTTGCTTTTAGTTGCGCAGATGCCAAGTTGTAATCAATATTCATATCTCTTCCGAGGTGCTGAACCTGGTCCTCCCTACACCATGAGATCATCTCATTACAAATGCtgctaaatttaatttatatctagACATACATCAGAAGTCATTTTAAACTGATTAATAACATCTTAAATTTGCATCTATTTCTAAAAATATCCTATTTGCAGGTAAAATGGTTCTACTGGATAAATTACTTTCCAAACTAAAGGAACGGGATTCCAGGGCACTTAAATTTACACAGGTCGGTTCTATATAAGAATTAGAATCCTTTCAAATGGCTGTCAATAACTTATTTTTCCTGCTGTATTTGTTTCAATTCTAGCTTATTTTATATCTCTTCTTCATATGACTAGGCTGTTAGATATACTTGAAGATTATTTAATGTTTCAAGGATACCAACATTCCCGCATAGAAGACAATATTGATGGAGAACATCGTCATGCTTCCATTGCTGTTTTTGTTGCCATTAATCTTGCTACTGCAGACATTGACATTCTTTATGACAGTGACCGGTGAGAATTTCACTTATGTTAGCACCCTTCCGATTTAGATTACTGCCTTATGTACACAACTAATTGTTCGTTCATAATTGGTGGTGTTAAAACGAGAACCAACAGGTTGACCTATAAGCTCAAGATCAGGCTCATAGGATTggccagaagaaagaagttGAAGTTTACATATTCTGCTCATTATTAGGTATGTTTCTAATATTATAATTCTATCTAGAAGTATGGATACAATCACTGTACATGAATAATATAATTCAAAGATTTAAGTATTGAAGGAATCCAAAAGGACAACTATTTTAAAGTGCTGGTGCCTCCTATTTCCTGCTTTCATTTTGTGTCAATATCTCATATCATGCCATCATGGTAATTGCACAGTATACGATTGAGGAAAAAGTCATTGAAAGGGCTTACAAAAAGCAAAGTAACTTTGAATTAATCCTTCTGAAACCTTCCTTATGATTTAAGAGTAAACAAATGCACATGTCACACTCTTATTCATACATTAATTTTGGTGTGGAGATACATCTAAGTGATCTAACctccaacttttttttttactctttatGTTTAGTGAAAGTTCTTTGTTAGAGTGACGTGTTACATGCTCAAAACCACAAGTTCTAGCTCAGGCTTGGCTATTCAATATTTGCTCACAACAAATATCATCGGATGAAGAAGAACCTTTGgtgtttaaaaagaaaaaaaaagctacCATCGGAAAAGCCGAGACAACGTGCATCATTTGATCAAGAAGAAATCAACGGCACAAATGACATTACTTCAGCAGATGAAGAACAAATTTTGATTCAAACCTTGAGGACAAACACATCTAAGAGAACCACAGTTAGAAATACAAACACCACAAGGAAGCCAAAAAGATTaacaagacaaaaaaaatagaGAGTAATTCCTTATGTAGCTTATATTTCATTTCCTACAATTAATATCATGTATTTGactattttatttgaaaatcaaAAGCTTATTTTAATTACATCATGCTCTTAGTTCAAAATAATGGTTACATTAAATTTGACAATAACCACTCATCagtgaattgaaaaaaaaaaactcaataatACATAAACTCCAATAATGCACGAAATATAGGCAACCACTTTGTATGTCTTAACAACCACCAATAATATAAGAAATATTTATACGCAGATACACTACACATTTAGTTAGTCGTATTCGCCCGCGCAACGCGCGGGTTGTAGTCTAGTTGCATTTAATGTGAAAGCTTCAGCTTCCATTGTATTTATGAAGTACTTTCACACTCATTTTATCAACACCCTTACAAATATCTAGCTTGTCTTTCACTTAACCAACATATGGCGATAAAGTTAAACTAATTTAATCCGACATAACTCAAactgagtaatgatatatacacacatcactttctcttccatctcattttcacattttttcttcctatctctctctgcatttccctgtcacatcacaaatcatatcatttatttctctcttatttCTACATAATCTCACAAGATGGAGATAGAATTGGTATGTCAACTAAACATTATTCATTTGTTGAAGAGGATTTGTATTAAGAAATTAAGTGTGGATTTAAAATCTCACATTATTTAAAaatggtttaatttttttaattgcatGATTTAGTTGAAGACtatataaaagataaaaaaaaattcaaattcaatacaattttttttttggtaaatatgTGGTTTGTTCGTCCTTTATTGATGTTCTTTATTATCAGAACCTAACTATATGAGCTTGTATAAATAGTTTATTTAAcactatgcatatgtatgtgggTTAGAAACAGGAACTGTTAGCCCACTCAAAGAAATGTTAATTATTCTTATTATGTTTCAAATTAAGTATATATTATactttgacccaaaaaaaagtatatattaTACAACTTTCAAAAAAGTATAAATGATACgaacttttcattttttttaatgtcaCTTATCTATTTAACAAATTAagcagaaaacatttttttcttttgttttactctCTCAATTCAATTCAAACGAACTGTATATGTGTAGAGTTTGCATTGTTTTTTCTTATGGCTGATTCTCAAAACAATTGTTTAGTGTTTAACCACaaatttactttcaaaaaaaaaaaaccccacaAATTTTAGAAATAACTTCTGTCGTTTTCCCAATTATGCATTTATATAAGATGATGAAACGGAAATACGTGCGTCAGCTTCTgatttcattattattttcaaattttgtagtcTTGCTCCATCTCACCATTGGTGATGGTAATTTTACGTGGAAATCCATTTAACTACTAAAAAATGCAAACTACTTGCTAATCACCCTTTTCAacaaggaaaagaagaagaaaaaatccaCGTATCCGTTGGTAAGAGACATTATAGTGATGAAATATTAGTAATATCGTAGCTCTGtttacttgtttttttttctaatatagaAGCAACGAGCACTTCTAATTTCTGGATAGATAATagatttaaaattgatttttcacCCTAGATCGATGATTACCAAATCCGCAGGCAAAGAAGTATAGAGCGTGCAAGAGAGGTGCAGGAGACTTATCTACAATTCAGGTCACTCTCTCACCCATCAATGTCCCCCTTACAGTATATTTCTTTGTTCATTCTTCTAAAATAGCAAACAGTCCATCACATATTTATTTCTCATAaagaaatataattatattgTCTTATTCAATCATAACACAACCACCCAAGGATTTGTATTATCCAGCACATATATTCTTTGGGAAATAATCACATTCAAGTAAACTAAACAACATCTACATCATGATAATTAGCTAGTTTCCTAGTAAGGATGTTTTTCATACACACAAGACTCAAATTCAGATATTTTTCTCAAGCATAATTTAATAATATGTACCCTTTAATTAAACAATCATCCTTCATCGAAAGATTTTTAAATTAACTTAGACTTCGCTTGAAAGAGCTCATTCGAACTTATATTATAACATAAACGCTTATGTATGACTTTGTGAGAGCTTATGGCTCATAAGCTTTTTGATGagcctataaataagagttTATGCTCATCTACAATTTATTTGCAACTtatctcaaattagcttatgaataagtgttTACACTATAATCGCTTAATTAAGTTGCTTACTGAAAGCACTCTTAAAACACATGAATACAATATCAATAAAAAAAGTGTAATTACTCTGTCATCTAACCCAATGGATAGGATTTGGCTCTGATTTGTCTAGagtttccaaaatattcttcACCAAaaccccttcttcttcttcttcttcttcttcttcttcttcttcttcttcttctccgatGGGTGATGTTCTGAGTCCCTTCACAATCACAACCCCTCCTCCACCATCTTCCCCATCAAACGAGAACAACAGCATGGTCATACTATACTATGGTCTAGTGGTGGTGGGAACAGCAGCCATAGTGTTAGCCATctacaacatcatcatcatcaaacgCTGCCACAACCGGCGCCACTCTAATCAGCCACCACAGCCAAATAGTTTGGTTGAAGGGGTCCCTGATAGTGAAAGCAGGAGCTTTGACAACCCACATAGGAACTTGCTTTCAAGCTTCAAGTACAAGAAGGAAGTGATTTCAACAAAAGATTTAGAGGAACAACAACAAGGTGGGGTTgctggtggcggcggcggcggtggtggtgatgattaTGATTGTGAATGCCCTGTTTGTTTATCAGTTTATGAAGAAGGGGAAGAGGTGAGGAAGCTGCCACGGTGCAAACACTCGTTCCATGCTCCTTGCATAGACATGTGGCTTTACTCTCACTTTGATTGCCCAATTTGCAGAACACCGGTTGCTGTTGGTCCTATGTGTCATGGTTTTCCAGCAGAGGATTCTCGTGGTGAATCTGATGGTGTCCCTGTTTGATGATTCTGGAAATGTTGTGGGGCCTGTTGTGTTGCTTATGGGATGAGACATTAATTGAGTGTACCACAGCTAGCTTCATCACCACACACTAGTCACTAGGTACTTTTGGAGTAATCCAGGGTTTAGATTAAGTTGGATAAGAAAATTGTTAGCTGTTGCTTATAATCCACAAGCACTTCATTTCATATTAAGTGTATgtaaggatttttttttggaaagaaaTACATGTTAATACGATTTAATTTTCCAGTTTTGATATATTCACATTTTCATTCTCTTACGTATCATTTCagctcacttttttttttcatttctatttctttttattCTACAATATTGTCAATTATATCtcacattttctctcttttactcTTATATCTCATTAGGAGGATGGGAATTCAATTATTTTCCTAAATATAATGCAGGCAAGTGATGCAGCAGCCACTGCCCTGAAGTCTGAATAGGACCCTGTTCTCTGATAATTAGTTAATTACTAATACTACTGAAGATGCTTCTGCcatttttgaccaaaaaaagatGCTTCTGCCATCAATTTTATAGTCTTCTGACCCGTTCGTGCCATTATTAATTTTCCATAGCAACCAGCATAAGTGTCATAAATGCTTCAAAGAAGAATGCATAGTTGTTCAAAATTGATATTTCTTATACCTATAGATTTTTGTTAAACTCAATGCTAATTCACATTTGAGTCGTGTGACAAATACTTAttcctcccttgatatgttaaGATTTGTGTTTTCTAAATAACCAGACTGGCACTTCATTGTCATAGATCGAAGTTGGTTTTATCCTTAAAAATACATTACATCAAAAGgggaaaatatataaattatgaaattattGGTTAAAATTACGTTTTATAAATATTTACCCAAATACGCAGTTAGTTACATGTTACAGGGTGATTTTTCTTAACTTGTTAATAATTTGAGAAAAACATTTTGAAGGTAGTTGCGATGTACATATATTTTATGAAGGTAGATATACTATTACtacatataaataataattCAAGGACGCACCACTTATCAAAACTGAACagtaaattttatttatataaaaaaaaactatgcaTAGTCATGAGTTTATCAAATCCTGGTACAACTTATCAATTGTAGTTATATGATACACATAAGCTTCACTTTTCCCAGTAAATCTGTTCCTATATCATGGAGGAAATACTACATTTTTCTCAAGTTGTCTAACCTTGCCTGTAAATCACTATCTATCCCGCCATCATCAGTCGCTGCAGTTTCAACTTGAGGAACCTTAGTACTTGCAGCTGGAGCAGCAACAGCAGATGATGGTGCATTCAAAAGCTGTACATCAAAATGACAAGTTATGCATTAATTACTATAGTCATTCAAATCATTTATTTtcatgtgaaaaacaaatgttCAATGGGAAATAAGTAATGAGTATACCTCTTGGTTTACATTAATTCCAATCTCATCAAGAACCTGGTTCACTAGATCGTCtgtttcctcttcttcctcatccCCTTCCAAAGCATCATCTATTGCATCTCCCATCACCTCAGTCGTCAATTCCATCTTCTCATTCTGTCTCTCAAAttcttgcatgattttctgcAAAGATGGCAAGTTCATTTGCCTATTCATTTGCCCCATCGCCTTCGTCACCCCTTTCATCGCCTCACCCATTGCTTGTGTTGACTTCAATGTCTGCACAATTGTAGTACAAAACAACTAGCTTTTAGTACTCATGTAAGTGAAAGAGTGGGTTTTGACTTTTGATCAAACCTTTGAAGGTATTAGCCAGTTAATCAAATTATAAGAAACACAAAATACTATGAGCCTTAGGACTGAACTACTATGCTGTAATGACAATATGTGCTATTACAAATTGAAAACAATAGATACAATCAACACAACCACATACCTGAATTCTGAGAGATACACCTTGGAGCTGCGATTTTAGCTTATAAAACTTTTCAACCTGATGCCTTGTTCTAACAAGATCTTTTGCCATAACTCTAACAGCTCCCTGGACAACATTACATGAAACACAAAAATGGTATTGGTGAAACATAAAACCCTccttaaaaaataaatcaaaagttAACCATAGACAGAGGATAAAATACACATAAACAGAGCCTCGCAAATAAAATTAGTTTtggtataaaaaaattaaacacacTAGTCAAAGTGTTGAAGAAAAACTACATTCATCATGTGCAAGCCAGTCACACTATCTTGCCAAAACCACATCAGTTGAAAGTTCACATTTTAATGTCATGCTACTTCTCAATACCACTAAACAGGATGTAGTGGAGTTTAAGAAAATGAGAGTCCTGATTATTATCTTATCAGTTGTTTAAATAATCGAAAAATAAACATTACAAATTTATTTAGTTTGGTAGAGAATGAGAGACACCATAACTTGATTCACCTATTCACCTATTTAGTACATAATAACATAAATCCAATGTTTCCTAAACCATGTATTGCAACTGACATTGCAAAGAATATCAGAAACATGAATGGAATTCAAGAGTCAAAGATAtccaggaaaggaaaaattAGATGCTTCTGATTTGTTGCATGCAATTTAATTCAGGTCTATTGCTTTATTTTTAAGGAGATAGGAGAGCTAAGAATCTAATTAGTTATGAGACAGTGCAACAGTAACAGAACCATAAGGAAAACAGGCAGGGAATCATTCTGATTGCGCCAAGTGCAGCAACAAGTCTAATCCCTAAAACTAATGTGAATTTATATATCTTGGTTATTATAAATGATGAGATTAAGCAGAAAAATCTCCCCAACCACAAGTATCAACGGTAGGATACAGAgcaaattatatgaaaatagtAAGAATATCATCTGAGCAGCCAACACATTACCATGtttttccaaaagaaaaaagagctACAAATGCCAACCACACACCTATACCAAAGTAGCTGAGGTGGGGTGGCATAAATCTCCGATAAAAAAAACAGCTTAACTACCATGTTCAACAGTCAACATGCTAAAACCAAAAACCAACTATAAGAGGTAAATAACACAGTCAAGACAGAGACACAATACCATTTGGCCTTGTTTGGCACTTTTCTTTATCTCCAAAATCAATTTCTTCTCTTGTGCTTGTAAACCTTGCCTCTCGCGCTCAATTTCTCTAATCGATTTGTCCAACATTCTCTTATTTTCCCGCAGTAGCTCTGAAAGTCACAAAATTCACAGTCATAGCCTTACAAACCAATACATATTGTTTCAATTTGCAAAAAGCATATCAAAccaaatcaatcaaaaaaatTTGTCAATGCAAGCAGGAAACAAACAATCCTCACAGAGATAATACCACAATTTCAATCAAATAATCAACTACACAAGCCAGTTAGTACTAGTTCCTTAAAATTATGATTCTCATAGCTGCAAAGTATGGTTGAAaacttgaaattgaaaaaaaaaagaccataCTTTTTTTTGTAATTCATGCATATCACCAGAAGCTAAGACTAATTAGATGCAATAAGCTTCAATTGAGGGTTTATCTAAGGCATATTTATCGCATAAAGTTGATTTTTTTGTGCATAAACGGTGATGGGGTAGATCAtgttaaagaaaaatataaaaattgcaAAATCTTAGTGACAGGTACAACTCAAAAATCGAAATTGAGCAAAACCCATTTGCTGAATTCGAAGAAAGTTTCAGATTTTGGATTCAAAGTGAGCAGAAAAATTGATGGGGGGACATGGGTATGATGAAGAAACCTGCGGGCGTTTTTCTCTT contains:
- the LOC130723330 gene encoding vacuolar protein sorting-associated protein 2 homolog 1; the protein is MSFIFGKRKTPAELLRENKRMLDKSIREIERERQGLQAQEKKLILEIKKSAKQGQMGAVRVMAKDLVRTRHQVEKFYKLKSQLQGVSLRIQTLKSTQAMGEAMKGVTKAMGQMNRQMNLPSLQKIMQEFERQNEKMELTTEVMGDAIDDALEGDEEEEETDDLVNQVLDEIGINVNQELLNAPSSAVAAPAASTKVPQVETAATDDGGIDSDLQARLDNLRKM
- the LOC130723331 gene encoding RING-H2 finger protein ATL16-like, which produces MGDVLSPFTITTPPPPSSPSNENNSMVILYYGLVVVGTAAIVLAIYNIIIIKRCHNRRHSNQPPQPNSLVEGVPDSESRSFDNPHRNLLSSFKYKKEVISTKDLEEQQQGGVAGGGGGGGGDDYDCECPVCLSVYEEGEEVRKLPRCKHSFHAPCIDMWLYSHFDCPICRTPVAVGPMCHGFPAEDSRGESDGVPV
- the LOC130726078 gene encoding uncharacterized protein LOC130726078; translated protein: MNQPWLPPFPDNGRGSDADSSPFSRDYVNGDNVNSNTILLLSLPLPSVSVRELRLFRCAQHPAAVNFRWPIAPGAISESNFDGYHGNDGDKGCRNNIFTRWEKGKMVLLDKLLSKLKERDSRALKFTQAVRYT